A part of Oncorhynchus clarkii lewisi isolate Uvic-CL-2024 chromosome 17, UVic_Ocla_1.0, whole genome shotgun sequence genomic DNA contains:
- the LOC139370097 gene encoding cytochrome P450 3A27-like isoform X4 yields the protein MDFHLNGELFDALSVAEDDTWRRIRSVLSPSFTSGRLKEMFGIMKQHSSTLLSGMKKQADKDQTIELKEFFGPYSMDVVTSTAFSVDIDSLNNPSDPFVSNVKKMLKFDLFNPLFLLVVVFPFTGPILEKMKFSFFPTAVTDFFYASLAKIKSGRDTGNSTNRVDFLQLMIDSQKGSDTKTGEEQTKGLTDHEILSQAMIFIFAGYETSSSTMSFLAYNLATNHHVMTKLQEEIDTVFPNKAPIQYEALMQMDYLDCVLNESLRLYPIAPRLERVAKKTVEINGIVIPKDCVVLVPTWTLHRDPEIWSDPDEFKPERFSKENKESIDPYTYMPFGAGPRNCIGMRFALIMIKLAMVEILQSFTFSVCDETEIPLEMDNQGLLMPKRPIKLRLEARRNTPSNTTATTLKSPTT from the exons atgTTTGGTATCATGAAGCAGCACTCTTCTACCCTGCTGAGTGGAATGAAGAAGCAGGCAGATAAAGACCAGACCATTGAACTGAAGGA GTTCTTTGGGCCCTACAGTATGGACGTGGTCACCAGCACAGCTTTCAGTGTGGACATTGACTCTCTGAACAACCCTTCAGACCCCTTTGTCTCCAACGTCAAGAAGATGCTCAAGTTCGACCTgttcaacccactgttcctcctAGTCG ttGTGTTTCCCTTCACTGGTCCTATCTTGGAGAAGATGAAGTTTTCTTTCTTCCCGACTGCGGTGACAGACTTCTTTTACGCCTCGCTGGCTAAGATCAAATCTGGACGTGACACTGGGAACTCAACT AATCGGGTGGATTTCTTACAGCTGATGATCGACTCTCAGAAAGGCAGTGACacaaagacaggagaggaacagactAAAG gaCTGACTGATCATGAGATCTTGTCTCAGGCCATGATCTTCATCTTCGCCGGCTACGAGACCAGCAGCAGTACTATGAGTTTCCTGGCCTATAACTTGGCAACCAACCACCATGTCATGACCAAACTGCAGGAGGAGATAGATACTGTGTTCCCCAACAAG GCTCCAATCCAGTACGAAGCTCTGATGCAGATGGACTATTTGGACTGTGTGTTGAACGAGTCTCTGAGACTGTACCCCATCGCCCCGCGACTGGAGAGGGTCGCCAAGAAGACGGTGGAGATCAACGGCATCGTCATCCCCAAAGACTGCGTTGTCCTGGTTCCCACGTGGACCCTCCATCGTGACCCAGAGATCTGGTCCGACCCTGACGAGTTCAAACCAGAGAG GTTCAGTAAGGAGAACAAGGAGTCTATTGATCCGTACACATACATGCCATTTGGGGCGGGGCCCAGGAACTGTATCGGGATGCGCTTCGCCCTGATCATGATCAAACTGGCCATGGTCGAGATCCTCCAGAGTTTCACTTTCTCCGTCTGCGACGAGACCGAG ATCCCTCTGGAGATGGACAACCAGGGTCTGCTGATGCCAAAACGACCAATCAAACTGAGGCTGGAGGCCCGTAGAAACACCCCTAGCAACACCACCGCTACCACTCTGAAGAGTCCAACAACGTGA